The Vibrio nitrifigilis genome window below encodes:
- the pgeF gene encoding peptidoglycan editing factor PgeF yields MTHIIPNWPAPNSIKAFASTRIGGCSKAPYQGLNLGLHVGDDPNVVERNRQVVEAEANMPSAPVWLNQTHSTQVAILQAPTTQILDADGSVTDKPNVVCSVMTADCLPVLITNRSGSRVAAVHAGWRGLAGGIVEQALRHFSEDPMVWLGPAIGPRAFEVGEDVLQAFTCEHSETEQAFKPGNKAGKWWADMDLITRIRLKALGITDVYSSNLCTYENAEQFYSYRRDGVTGRQATFIWIEQ; encoded by the coding sequence ATGACACACATTATCCCTAATTGGCCAGCCCCAAATTCTATTAAAGCATTTGCTTCTACTCGTATTGGTGGATGCTCTAAAGCCCCTTACCAAGGGCTGAATTTAGGGTTGCACGTTGGGGATGATCCAAATGTTGTTGAGCGTAATCGGCAAGTAGTAGAAGCGGAGGCAAATATGCCTTCCGCTCCTGTATGGTTAAATCAAACTCACTCAACTCAAGTTGCAATATTGCAAGCACCAACAACGCAGATTCTTGATGCCGATGGTAGTGTGACAGATAAGCCTAATGTGGTTTGCTCTGTGATGACAGCAGATTGTTTACCTGTCTTAATTACTAATCGTTCAGGTTCACGTGTTGCTGCTGTGCATGCCGGATGGCGAGGACTTGCTGGTGGTATTGTTGAACAAGCTCTGCGTCATTTTTCCGAGGACCCCATGGTATGGTTGGGACCGGCGATTGGACCTAGGGCATTTGAAGTTGGTGAGGATGTTCTTCAGGCATTTACTTGTGAGCACTCAGAGACTGAGCAAGCCTTTAAACCAGGTAATAAAGCGGGTAAGTGGTGGGCTGATATGGACTTAATTACCCGAATCCGTTTAAAAGCATTGGGTATCACGGATGTTTATTCCTCGAATCTGTGTACTTATGAAAATGCAGAGCAGTTTTATTCTTATCGCCGCGATGGTGTCACAGGTCGGCAAGCTACTTTTATTTGGATTGAACAATAA
- the rluD gene encoding 23S rRNA pseudouridine(1911/1915/1917) synthase RluD — protein MAQQIQLTQTVKESQLGQRLDQAVAELFSDFSRSRLKDWLLEGKITVDGEVVTKPRTKVLGGEVLTVLAELEDEERWEAQDIPLNIVYEDDDIIVINKPRDFVVHPGAGTPDGTVLNALLFHYPAIAEVPRAGIVHRLDKDTTGLMVVAKTVPAQTYLVRELQKRNITREYEAIAIGSMTAGGKVDKPIGRHSTKRTLMAVTPTGRHAVTHYRVAEHFREHTRIRLRLETGRTHQIRVHMSYIQHPLLGDSAYGGRARIPKGASEELTAMIRGFDRQALHAAMLRFDHPITGELLEFHAPVPNDMVVMAEALREDAKQNPLEEY, from the coding sequence ATGGCGCAACAGATTCAACTTACACAAACAGTAAAAGAAAGCCAACTTGGTCAACGTTTAGACCAAGCTGTGGCTGAACTCTTCAGTGATTTTTCACGTTCTCGACTTAAAGATTGGCTACTTGAAGGCAAAATCACGGTCGATGGCGAAGTCGTCACTAAACCAAGAACCAAAGTTCTTGGTGGTGAAGTATTAACCGTATTAGCTGAGCTAGAAGATGAAGAACGTTGGGAAGCGCAGGATATCCCATTGAACATTGTTTATGAAGATGACGATATTATTGTTATCAATAAACCTCGTGATTTCGTTGTTCACCCTGGTGCTGGTACTCCTGATGGTACTGTGCTTAATGCATTGCTTTTTCATTACCCGGCAATTGCAGAAGTACCACGTGCGGGTATTGTGCATCGTCTAGATAAAGACACGACTGGTTTGATGGTGGTGGCTAAAACAGTTCCTGCTCAAACATACTTAGTGAGAGAGTTACAAAAACGTAATATCACTCGTGAATATGAAGCCATTGCTATTGGTAGCATGACTGCAGGTGGTAAGGTCGATAAGCCGATTGGTCGTCACTCAACTAAACGAACGTTAATGGCAGTTACTCCAACGGGTCGTCACGCAGTCACACATTATCGTGTTGCAGAGCATTTTCGTGAACATACGCGTATTCGTCTTCGCCTAGAAACAGGACGTACTCACCAGATTCGTGTCCATATGTCATATATCCAGCATCCATTGTTAGGAGACTCTGCATATGGTGGTCGAGCTAGAATTCCTAAAGGCGCTTCTGAAGAACTAACCGCTATGATTCGTGGCTTTGATCGCCAGGCTCTCCATGCAGCTATGCTGCGTTTTGATCACCCTATTACAGGTGAGCTTTTGGAGTTCCATGCTCCAGTCCCTAATGATATGGTGGTTATGGCAGAAGCATTGCGTGAAGATGCAAAGCAAAATCCATTAGAAGAATACTAA
- the bamD gene encoding outer membrane protein assembly factor BamD encodes MKYQTITGLLAVTLLFGCSSSKKVVPDVPPSQLYSESQESLQSGNWETAISKLEALDSRYPFGAYSEQVQLNLIYAYYKSDDLAMASAAIERFIRLNPTHPQMDWVLYMRGLTYMAQDSNFMQSLFGIDRSDRDPEPAKSAFADFKKLLERYPNSLYAKDAEKRMFALKNRLADYDLATADFYLRREAWIAAINRCQEIQKTYPDTEAARKSLEIEAKAYKKLGLTKAVQRTEKLIQLNPEI; translated from the coding sequence ATGAAATATCAGACTATAACGGGCCTACTCGCTGTTACACTTTTATTTGGCTGTTCAAGTAGCAAGAAAGTAGTTCCTGATGTACCACCTTCACAACTTTACTCAGAATCTCAAGAGTCCCTACAGTCTGGTAACTGGGAAACTGCGATTTCCAAACTGGAAGCCTTGGATTCTCGCTATCCTTTTGGCGCCTATTCAGAACAAGTCCAGCTCAACCTTATCTACGCCTATTACAAAAGCGATGATCTTGCTATGGCAAGTGCGGCTATTGAACGTTTTATCCGTTTAAACCCAACTCATCCGCAAATGGACTGGGTACTTTACATGCGCGGTCTTACTTACATGGCACAAGATAGCAACTTCATGCAAAGTTTATTTGGCATTGATCGTAGTGATCGTGATCCAGAACCCGCTAAATCAGCATTTGCAGATTTTAAGAAGCTATTAGAACGTTACCCTAATAGCCTTTATGCTAAAGACGCTGAAAAACGTATGTTCGCACTTAAAAACCGCCTAGCCGACTATGATTTGGCAACGGCTGATTTTTATTTACGTCGCGAAGCTTGGATAGCAGCGATCAATCGTTGTCAGGAAATCCAAAAAACCTATCCAGATACTGAAGCTGCGCGTAAGTCACTAGAAATAGAAGCGAAAGCCTACAAAAAGTTAGGATTAACTAAAGCAGTGCAACGCACAGAGAAATTAATACAATTAAATCCTGAAATTTAA
- the hpf gene encoding ribosome hibernation-promoting factor, HPF/YfiA family, protein MQLNITGKNIDVTSAIRNHIESKFKKLEKWQVDIISCQASFSEAPNKQKKFDANVSIPKGQLNASSTHEDLYVAINDVEQKLERQLNKLRHKPEARRSSPTALL, encoded by the coding sequence ATGCAATTGAACATCACTGGTAAAAACATCGACGTTACCTCTGCCATCCGTAATCACATTGAAAGTAAATTTAAAAAGCTAGAAAAATGGCAAGTGGACATAATTAGCTGCCAAGCAAGCTTTAGTGAAGCACCGAATAAACAGAAAAAATTCGATGCTAATGTGAGTATCCCAAAAGGTCAGTTGAATGCATCTTCGACTCATGAAGACCTCTATGTCGCCATTAACGACGTAGAACAAAAATTGGAACGCCAACTCAATAAGTTGCGTCACAAACCAGAAGCCAGACGCTCTTCACCGACGGCTCTTTTATAA